The segment TGCGGCTTCCGCGGCGGCGCGCACCGCCGGCAACTCGTGAAAATGCTTGAGGAGATCGCGCGCGGTCACCGCGCCCACGTGCCGGATGCCGAGGCCGAACAGCAGCCGCGCCGCATCGGGCGTGCGCTTCGCTTCGATCGCGGCGAGGAGGTTGTCGACCGATTTCTCCTGCCACCCCTCTCGTCCGACCAGATCGCCGCGATGGTCCCTCAGGCAGAAGATTTCCGGGGGGCCTCGGTCGAGCCAGCCCAAATCGATAAACTCAGCGATGGTCTTTTCCCCCAACCCCTCGATGTCGAGCGCGGCGCGGCTGACGAAATGGCGCAGCCGTTCGAACTGCTGGGCGCGGCAGACCAGGCCGCCGGTGCAGCGAACATCGACTTCACCCTCTTCGGCCACCGCTTCGCTGCCGCAGACCGGGCAGTGATCCGGGAACACGTAAACGTCTCGCGGCTCCTCGCCAGTGAGGTTGCCGACCACCTGGGGGATGACGTCGCCGGCCCGCTGGATCACGATCCGGTCCCCTTCCCGCAAGTTCAGGCGCGCGATCTCGTCCCGGTTGTGCAGCGTCACGTTTACCACCGTCACCCCGCCGACCAGCACCGGTCGCAGGCGGCCCACCGGAGTCAGCTTGCCCGTGCGGCCGACCTGGATATCGATTTTCTCCAGTACGGTTTCGGCCCGTTCGGCAGGGAACTTGTGGGCCAGCGCCCAGCGGGGGGCCTTGCCAATCGCACCGAGCCGCGACTGCAGCGCTAGGTCGTCCACTTTGTAGACCACCCCGTCGATGTCATACGGCAGGCCGTCACGCCGCTCGCCGATGCCGCGGTAATGACGCACCATCTCCTCAACCGTCTGGCAGAGGACGAAGTCCGGGCTGACCGGCAGTCCCCACGCGCGCAGCCGCTCCATCATGGCATGCTGGGTGTCGGCTGGCACCTCGGACGCCGCCCCCCAGCCATGCGCCCAGAAACGCAGCTTGCGGCGGGCGGTGACACTAGCGTCCTTCTGCCGCAGCGATCCGGCCGCCGCGTTGCGCGGTGTCGCGAACAGCCGGCCCGCCGCCTCCTGCTGCGCCGCATTCAGGGCCGTAAAGTCCTGTTTCGCCATGTAGACTTCGCCGCGCACCTCGAACAGCGCGGGCACCTCGCCCGTCAATTCCTGCGGAATGTCAGGGATGTGCGCGACATTAGCGGTGACATCCTCCCCCACCTCGCCGTCCCCGCGGGTCGCGGCACGCACCAGGCGGCCCTGCTCGTATCTCAGTGAGCACGACAGGCCGTCGATCTTGTCCTCGGCGGTGAAAGCCAGCGGGGCGTCGGCAGGCAGGTTCAGGAACCGGCGGACGCGGGCCACGAATTCCGCCACCTCCTCGTCGGAGAACGCATTATCGAGGCTCATCATGCGCACGTCGTGGCGCACTTTGCTCAAGGGAGAGGCGGCGAC is part of the Altererythrobacter sp. TH136 genome and harbors:
- the ligA gene encoding NAD-dependent DNA ligase LigA, with product MSTAMSEADAANELMRLAKAIAHHNRLYHAQDAPEITDAEYDALVRRNAELEAAYPHLVRADSPSRAVGHEVAASPLSKVRHDVRMMSLDNAFSDEEVAEFVARVRRFLNLPADAPLAFTAEDKIDGLSCSLRYEQGRLVRAATRGDGEVGEDVTANVAHIPDIPQELTGEVPALFEVRGEVYMAKQDFTALNAAQQEAAGRLFATPRNAAAGSLRQKDASVTARRKLRFWAHGWGAASEVPADTQHAMMERLRAWGLPVSPDFVLCQTVEEMVRHYRGIGERRDGLPYDIDGVVYKVDDLALQSRLGAIGKAPRWALAHKFPAERAETVLEKIDIQVGRTGKLTPVGRLRPVLVGGVTVVNVTLHNRDEIARLNLREGDRIVIQRAGDVIPQVVGNLTGEEPRDVYVFPDHCPVCGSEAVAEEGEVDVRCTGGLVCRAQQFERLRHFVSRAALDIEGLGEKTIAEFIDLGWLDRGPPEIFCLRDHRGDLVGREGWQEKSVDNLLAAIEAKRTPDAARLLFGLGIRHVGAVTARDLLKHFHELPAVRAAAEAAHRGDAEAAASLTAIEGVGPVVVEALGDFFHEEHNRAVWDDLLREVSPPRYEVQTTASAVSGKTVVFTGKLETMSRDEAKAQAERLGAKAAGTVSAKTDLIVAGPGAGSKLKKAAELGIEVIDEAAWAEIVASAG